The Trichoderma asperellum chromosome 6, complete sequence region GCTCCTCGAACGAGAATCTCACGGCGGAAAAGGGCTCGTCTGAGAATAGGAAACAGAAGAGACgtacaagaagagaaacgaaGCGGAAGAGGATCCTGGAAGAGGCCCAGCATGGCGAGGACGGTGAGCTGATGTACGAAATGGAGGAGGGAGGCATGAAGGAGGGCAGCTCTACGGGTTCCAGCAGCGAAAGCGAAGAGTACGATCGTCGGAACCTCAATGCTTTTGCTAACGCAAAGGTACAGCGAGGACGGAGCTGGCGCCGCTGGCTATTCATTCACTCGTTGATTGCTATCGGATTTGCGATTTTAGTCTTGGCTTCCTGGAAGCTTTCAAAGGGGCGGAAGTCGGCGAAATCTTCTAAAGTTCATCTTGTCAGCAACGGAACTGCGCTGTTTGCGCCTACCACTATCATTATAAGTCTCGATGGCTTCCGTGCCGACTTTTTACAGCGGGGAATCACACCAAGGTTAAATGCCTTTGTCAAAGAGGGCGTTTCTCCCAAATGGATGCACCCGTCGTTCCCCTCCGTTACATTCCCGAACCACTATACGCTTGCCACTGGCCTATATCCTGAGGCTCATGGTATCGTTGGAAACACTTTCTGGGACCCCGAATTGGAGGCAGAGTTTCATTATACAGATCCAGCTCGGAGTCTGGACCCCAAGTGGTGGGGCGGAGAGCCATTTTGGGTGACGGCTGAGAAGCAGGGTGTCCGGACTGCGATTCACATGTGGCCTGGAAGCGAAGCGCACATCCTAAACAAGGAGCCTGCCTTTGTTGATAAGTTCAATGGCAAAGAGGAGCTGGATAACAAGGTTTCAAGGATTCTTGGGTGGCTGGATATGCCTGGGAAAGAGAGTGGATCTGTTGCGGTCGAAGAGATGAGACCACAGCTCATTGCAGCATATGTTCCCAACGTGGACAGCCACGGCCATAAATATGGGCCAAACAGCACAGAGATCCGAGCCACGATTCAGAAGGTCGATACGATGATGGACAAGATCTTCCGAGGACTCGACGAGCGAAATTTGACAGACATTGTCAATGTTATCGTTGTATCGGATCATGGTATGGCTACGACAGATACAACTCGAGTGCTCCAATTAGAGGATCTTATCGATACCTCAAAGATTGAGCACACTGATGGCTGGCCTTTGTATGGACTTCGGCCGAAGAATCCCGATGACCTACAAGGTTTATACGACGGCTTGGCGGAAAAGGCCAAATCTAACCCCAACTTTGAAGTCTATCTCCGTGATGTGAACATGCCGGAGCGATATCACTTTTCCAAAAACGACCGCATTGCTCCTCTATGGATTGTGCCCAAGACCGGCTGGGCTATtgccgccaaagaagaatttgACGTAGAGAAGGCTAAGAAGGAGAACCTTGTATACCATCCTCGTGGGTTGCACGGGTATGACCATGAGCACCCGCTGATGAGGGCTATCTTCATCGCGAGAGGCCCAGCATTTCCTCATCCAGCGAACAGCCAAGTCGATGTTTTCCGTAAGTCAAAAGTGGAATGGATGGTACTCACCGAATTGTTTCAGACGTGGCTAAATCTTGTATCAGAAAATATCGAAGTCTATAATTTGCTCTGTGACTCGCTTGGCTTGA contains the following coding sequences:
- a CDS encoding uncharacterized protein (EggNog:ENOG41~TransMembrane:1 (i203-222o)), whose amino-acid sequence is MSLSRRDAKKARVDRDNSSLLSAMAYDDDASSINSRDQDTDSEDDALQQRARNSRELLAHDRIVLMEEEELDQLVTDSRRKQELVRRGSALALPNPFKNLVRKPSLGSISTGGSSSNENLTAEKGSSENRKQKRRTRRETKRKRILEEAQHGEDGELMYEMEEGGMKEGSSTGSSSESEEYDRRNLNAFANAKVQRGRSWRRWLFIHSLIAIGFAILVLASWKLSKGRKSAKSSKVHLVSNGTALFAPTTIIISLDGFRADFLQRGITPRLNAFVKEGVSPKWMHPSFPSVTFPNHYTLATGLYPEAHGIVGNTFWDPELEAEFHYTDPARSLDPKWWGGEPFWVTAEKQGVRTAIHMWPGSEAHILNKEPAFVDKFNGKEELDNKVSRILGWLDMPGKESGSVAVEEMRPQLIAAYVPNVDSHGHKYGPNSTEIRATIQKVDTMMDKIFRGLDERNLTDIVNVIVVSDHGMATTDTTRVLQLEDLIDTSKIEHTDGWPLYGLRPKNPDDLQGLYDGLAEKAKSNPNFEVYLRDVNMPERYHFSKNDRIAPLWIVPKTGWAIAAKEEFDVEKAKKENLVYHPRGLHGYDHEHPLMRAIFIARGPAFPHPANSQVDVFQNIEVYNLLCDSLGLTPKPNNGTLRLPLQPIGTHESEDEPKIPEDPVTSYSLTSTSSQAAKTKTIERPSVPPSQQLLLRLLRRSN